Proteins encoded within one genomic window of Rhinolophus sinicus isolate RSC01 linkage group LG05, ASM3656204v1, whole genome shotgun sequence:
- the LOC109454105 gene encoding ubiquitin-conjugating enzyme E2 L3 isoform X1 has protein sequence MAASRRLMKKLEEIRKCGMKSFRNIQVDEANLLTWQGLIVPDNPPYDTGAFRIEINFPAEYPFNPPKITLKTKIYHPSIDEKRQVCLPVVSAEKWKPATKTDQVIQSLIALVNDPYPEHSLWADLAEKYSKDRKNFCKNAEEFTKKYGEKRPVD, from the coding sequence ATGGCAGCCAGCAGGAGGCTGATGAAGAAGCTTGAAGAAATCCGCAAATGTGGAATGAAAAGCTTCCGTAACATCCAGGTTGATGAAGCTAATTTATTGACTTGGCAAGGGCTTATTGTTCCTGATAACCCTCCATATGATACGGGGGCCTTCAGAATTGAAATCAACTTTCCAGCAGAGTACCCGTTCAACCCACCGAAGATCACACTTAAAACAAAGATCTATCACCCCAGCATTGATGAAAAGAGGCAGGTCTGTCTGCCAGTAGTTAGTGCTGAAAAGTGGAAGCCAGCAACTAAAACTGACCAAGTAATCCAGTCCCTCATAGCACTGGTGAATGACCCCTATCCCGAGCATTCCCTTTGGGCTGACCTAGCTGAAAAATACTCTAAGGACCGTAAAAATTTCTGCAAGAATGCTGAAGAGTTTACAAAGAAATATGGGGAAAAGCGACCTGTGGACTAA
- the LOC109454105 gene encoding ubiquitin-conjugating enzyme E2 L3 isoform X2 — MAASRRLMKDNPPYDTGAFRIEINFPAEYPFNPPKITLKTKIYHPSIDEKRQVCLPVVSAEKWKPATKTDQVIQSLIALVNDPYPEHSLWADLAEKYSKDRKNFCKNAEEFTKKYGEKRPVD; from the exons ATGGCAGCCAGCAGGAGGCTGATGAAG GATAACCCTCCATATGATACGGGGGCCTTCAGAATTGAAATCAACTTTCCAGCAGAGTACCCGTTCAACCCACCGAAGATCACACTTAAAACAAAGATCTATCACCCCAGCATTGATGAAAAGAGGCAGGTCTGTCTGCCAGTAGTTAGTGCTGAAAAGTGGAAGCCAGCAACTAAAACTGACCAAGTAATCCAGTCCCTCATAGCACTGGTGAATGACCCCTATCCCGAGCATTCCCTTTGGGCTGACCTAGCTGAAAAATACTCTAAGGACCGTAAAAATTTCTGCAAGAATGCTGAAGAGTTTACAAAGAAATATGGGGAAAAGCGACCTGTGGACTAA